A stretch of the Azorhizobium caulinodans ORS 571 genome encodes the following:
- the lpdA gene encoding dihydrolipoyl dehydrogenase, translating to MANYDLIVIGTGPGGYVAAIRAAQLGLKTAVVEKRATHGGTCLNVGCIPSKALLFASEKFEEAGHSFASMGITVPAPKLDLAAMQAFKDKGVDGNVKGVEFLLKKNKVDAYHGVGKILAPGKVEVTAADGTQQVLETKNILIATGSDVAQLPGVTIDEEKVVSSTGALALKRVPGKLVVVGAGVIGLELGSVWRRLGAEVTVVEYLDRILPGMDGDVAKSFQRILQKQGFAFKLGTKVTGVDTKGKTLKVSVEPAAGGAAEVLEADVVLVAIGRVAYTGGLGLAEIGVETDKRGRVVVDHHYKSTVDGIYAIGDVIAGPMLAHKAEDEGVAVAELLAGKAGHVNYDVIPGVVYTFPEVASVGKTEEELKEAGIAYNVGKFPFTANGRAKVNNTTDGFVKFLADAATDKVLGCHIIGPEAGEMIHEVCVLMEFGGSSEDLARTCHAHPTRSEAVKEAAMAVEKRAIHM from the coding sequence ATGGCTAATTACGACCTGATCGTCATCGGCACCGGCCCCGGCGGCTATGTGGCGGCCATCCGCGCCGCCCAGCTTGGTCTCAAGACCGCGGTGGTCGAGAAGCGCGCCACCCACGGCGGCACCTGCCTCAACGTCGGCTGCATCCCCTCCAAGGCGCTGCTGTTCGCCTCCGAGAAGTTCGAGGAAGCCGGACACAGCTTCGCCAGCATGGGCATCACTGTCCCGGCGCCGAAGCTCGATCTCGCCGCCATGCAGGCCTTCAAGGACAAGGGCGTCGACGGCAATGTGAAGGGCGTCGAGTTCCTGCTGAAGAAGAACAAGGTCGACGCCTATCACGGCGTCGGCAAGATCCTCGCCCCCGGCAAGGTGGAAGTGACCGCCGCCGACGGCACCCAGCAGGTGCTGGAGACGAAGAACATCCTCATCGCCACCGGCTCGGACGTGGCCCAGCTTCCCGGCGTCACCATCGACGAAGAGAAGGTGGTGTCCTCCACCGGCGCGCTGGCCCTCAAGAGGGTGCCCGGCAAGCTCGTGGTGGTGGGCGCGGGCGTCATCGGCCTCGAGCTCGGCAGCGTGTGGCGCCGCCTCGGCGCCGAGGTGACGGTGGTGGAATATCTCGACCGCATCCTGCCCGGCATGGACGGCGACGTGGCCAAGTCCTTCCAGCGCATCCTCCAGAAGCAGGGCTTCGCCTTCAAGCTCGGCACCAAGGTCACGGGCGTGGACACCAAGGGCAAGACCCTCAAGGTGTCCGTGGAGCCGGCCGCCGGCGGTGCGGCCGAGGTGCTTGAGGCCGACGTGGTGCTGGTGGCCATCGGCCGCGTCGCCTACACGGGTGGCCTCGGCCTTGCCGAGATCGGCGTCGAGACCGACAAGCGCGGCCGCGTGGTGGTGGATCACCACTACAAGAGCACCGTGGACGGCATCTATGCCATCGGCGACGTGATCGCCGGCCCGATGCTCGCCCACAAGGCTGAGGACGAGGGCGTCGCGGTGGCCGAGCTGCTGGCCGGCAAGGCGGGCCACGTGAATTACGACGTCATCCCCGGCGTCGTGTACACCTTCCCGGAGGTGGCTTCCGTCGGCAAGACCGAGGAAGAGCTGAAGGAAGCCGGCATCGCCTACAATGTCGGCAAGTTCCCCTTCACCGCCAATGGCCGCGCCAAGGTGAACAACACCACGGACGGCTTCGTAAAGTTCCTGGCTGACGCCGCCACGGACAAGGTGCTGGGCTGCCACATCATCGGCCCCGAGGCCGGCGAGATGATCCACGAGGTCTGCGTGCTCATGGAGTTCGGCGGCTCGTCGGAAGACCTCGCCCGCACCTGCCATGCCCACCCCACCCGCTCGGAGGCGGTCAAGGAAGCGGCCATGGCGGTCGAGAAGCGCGCCATCCACATGTGA
- a CDS encoding VOC family protein produces the protein MNIHHMSIGVADLDRAMAFYDRVLAPLGLAREVLFTEPTGTRSAGYGQPGQWALEDNVPFWLEERPGASFSCPPGFHLAFGAPDAAAVHAFHAAGLAAGGTDNGPPGPRPDYGPSYYAAFLIDPDGWRIEAVADTSA, from the coding sequence GTGAACATCCACCACATGTCCATCGGCGTCGCCGATCTCGACCGGGCCATGGCCTTCTATGACCGTGTGCTCGCGCCCCTCGGGCTGGCACGGGAGGTGCTCTTCACCGAGCCCACCGGGACGCGCTCGGCGGGTTACGGACAGCCGGGGCAATGGGCGCTGGAGGACAATGTGCCCTTCTGGCTGGAGGAGCGGCCGGGCGCGAGCTTCTCCTGCCCGCCGGGCTTTCATCTCGCCTTCGGCGCGCCGGATGCGGCCGCCGTCCATGCCTTCCATGCGGCGGGGCTTGCCGCCGGCGGCACCGACAACGGCCCGCCGGGACCGCGGCCCGACTACGGGCCGAGCTATTACGCCGCTTTCCTCATCGACCCGGACGGCTGGCGCATCGAGGCGGTGGCCGACACGTCCGCGTGA